A portion of the Cloacibacillus sp. An23 genome contains these proteins:
- a CDS encoding DUF1490 family protein has product MRSECKGCLLVAAGVFLGIGAYALVKNGSAKKAAVKVLAKGMELQEKVACVAEKTKEAVADTVAEARVAADEEKCC; this is encoded by the coding sequence ATGAGGTCTGAGTGCAAGGGCTGCCTGCTCGTGGCCGCCGGAGTCTTTCTCGGCATAGGCGCTTACGCGCTCGTCAAGAACGGCAGCGCGAAGAAGGCCGCCGTCAAGGTGCTCGCGAAGGGCATGGAACTTCAGGAGAAGGTCGCGTGCGTCGCGGAGAAGACGAAGGAAGCAGTCGCCGACACCGTAGCCGAGGCGAGGGTCGCCGCGGACGAGGAGAAGTGCTGCTAG
- a CDS encoding NYN domain-containing protein, with product MRCEVPYSEPAIKRVYTFFDLQNLYLSVKAAWSMKYPNFDPIALSECVTSKFKDWALTGIRLYTGVHTAEKNLFWHNFWNRKLTFHKNADRRVDVFTTPLHYNNGVPSEKGVDVRIALDLVRAARLNRCDVVVLFSRDTDFAEAAKEIRAIAYEKQRWIKIASVMPDHPALKRGIDGTDWIRLSKSEYEGCIDSNDYR from the coding sequence ATGAGGTGCGAAGTGCCATATTCCGAGCCGGCGATAAAGCGCGTTTATACTTTTTTCGACCTACAGAACCTTTACCTGTCGGTAAAAGCAGCGTGGAGCATGAAATATCCGAATTTTGACCCTATAGCTCTCTCCGAATGCGTAACGTCGAAATTTAAGGACTGGGCGCTGACCGGCATAAGGCTTTACACCGGCGTACACACCGCCGAGAAGAATCTTTTCTGGCATAATTTCTGGAACAGAAAGCTGACTTTTCATAAAAACGCGGATAGGCGCGTCGACGTTTTCACAACGCCGCTGCACTACAACAACGGCGTACCAAGCGAGAAGGGCGTGGACGTGCGCATCGCGCTCGACCTCGTCCGCGCGGCGCGTCTCAACCGATGCGACGTAGTCGTGCTCTTCAGCCGCGACACGGATTTCGCCGAAGCCGCAAAAGAAATACGCGCCATCGCCTACGAGAAACAGCGCTGGATAAAGATAGCCTCCGTCATGCCGGACCATCCCGCGTTGAAAAGGGGCATAGACGGCACGGACTGGATCCGGCTCTCTAAATCGGAATACGAAGGCTGTATTGATTCCAACGATTACAGATAG
- a CDS encoding heavy metal translocating P-type ATPase gives MEFKIVHELPGRIRLRTPAGTFTKEEAPAVCAVFETLDGVTRVKASHRTGSILIYFEPPRRGEILTAASVMTREYYEGIEMPGRGVPLASTLLRTVAGMAFRMLVLPARVRQAVCLWRAAPYIAKGLKAFFIARRLNVSVLDAAAISSAMLRDDFTTAGVIMTLMSLAEEMEEWTQHRSKEDLAQSLALRVDKVWIKKGGAEVEIPFSELRTGDLLVIRAGSIIPADGRVVEGEAVVNQSSMTGEPLGIVRRAGASVYAGTAVEEGGITIEVTAAAGGTRIDKIIRVIEESEGRKASVQSQAEKLADSIVPFNFALAALVYLFTRDPERAASAIMVDYSCAIKIATPLSILAAMREGVKNGVLIKGGKFIEAMAEADTAVFDKTGTLTAAEPRVAKVVPFGGRSREEVLRLAACLEEHFPHPIARAVVRKAAEEGLRHEEEHAEVKYTVAHGIASSLRGEKTIIGSRHFVFDDEGTAWTEEQKAAAAAEAERYSLLYLAIGGGLAGIICIEDPLKREAPAVIAGLKSEGLKNIVMLTGDGRRAAQKTAAEAGITEICAEMLPQDKAGYIKKMREDGRRVMMIGDGINDSPALSEASVGITMKHGADIAQEVANVVLLDDRLEGIADARRISSRTMRKIKTNYAAIVGVNTMLILLGLAGRVTPRTSAILHNLTTLLACGYGLSPVLKKRG, from the coding sequence ATGGAATTTAAGATCGTTCACGAGCTGCCCGGGCGCATCCGCCTGAGGACTCCCGCCGGGACCTTCACGAAGGAAGAGGCTCCGGCCGTCTGCGCCGTCTTTGAAACGCTTGACGGCGTGACGCGGGTCAAGGCGTCGCACAGGACGGGCAGCATACTCATATATTTCGAACCGCCGCGCCGCGGCGAGATACTGACGGCGGCCTCGGTCATGACGCGCGAATACTACGAGGGCATAGAGATGCCGGGCCGCGGCGTGCCGCTCGCCTCGACTCTGCTGCGCACCGTCGCGGGCATGGCTTTCCGTATGCTCGTCCTGCCTGCGCGCGTGCGTCAGGCCGTCTGCCTATGGCGCGCCGCCCCGTACATCGCGAAGGGGCTCAAGGCTTTTTTTATCGCGCGCAGGCTCAACGTCTCCGTGCTTGACGCGGCGGCCATATCGAGCGCCATGCTGCGCGACGACTTCACCACGGCCGGCGTCATAATGACGCTCATGTCGCTCGCCGAGGAAATGGAGGAATGGACGCAGCACCGCTCTAAGGAAGACCTCGCGCAGAGTCTCGCGCTGCGCGTGGACAAAGTCTGGATAAAAAAAGGCGGCGCGGAAGTCGAGATACCGTTTTCCGAGCTGCGGACGGGCGACCTGCTCGTCATACGCGCCGGCTCGATCATCCCGGCCGACGGCAGGGTCGTCGAGGGCGAGGCCGTCGTCAACCAGTCCTCGATGACAGGCGAGCCGCTCGGCATAGTACGCCGCGCCGGGGCGAGCGTCTACGCTGGGACCGCCGTCGAAGAGGGCGGGATAACGATAGAAGTCACCGCCGCCGCCGGAGGCACGCGCATAGACAAGATAATCCGCGTAATAGAGGAATCCGAAGGACGCAAGGCCAGCGTACAGAGCCAGGCCGAAAAGCTCGCGGACTCGATAGTCCCCTTCAACTTCGCGCTCGCCGCGCTCGTCTACCTCTTCACGCGCGACCCTGAGCGCGCCGCCTCCGCGATAATGGTGGACTACTCGTGCGCCATAAAAATAGCGACGCCGCTTTCTATACTCGCCGCGATGCGCGAAGGCGTCAAAAACGGCGTGCTGATAAAAGGCGGAAAATTCATCGAGGCGATGGCTGAGGCCGACACGGCGGTCTTCGACAAGACCGGCACTCTGACTGCCGCCGAGCCGCGCGTCGCGAAGGTCGTGCCTTTCGGCGGACGCAGCCGCGAGGAAGTGCTGCGCCTCGCAGCATGCCTCGAAGAGCACTTCCCGCACCCGATAGCGCGCGCCGTGGTGCGCAAGGCCGCGGAGGAAGGCCTGCGCCACGAAGAAGAGCACGCCGAGGTGAAATACACCGTAGCCCACGGCATAGCGTCGAGCCTGCGCGGGGAAAAGACGATAATAGGCAGCCGCCACTTCGTATTCGACGACGAAGGCACGGCGTGGACGGAAGAACAGAAGGCCGCGGCAGCCGCTGAAGCCGAGCGCTACTCGCTGCTCTACCTCGCTATAGGCGGCGGGCTCGCGGGGATAATCTGCATCGAAGACCCGCTCAAGCGCGAAGCCCCCGCCGTCATAGCCGGCCTCAAGTCCGAGGGGCTCAAAAACATCGTCATGCTCACCGGCGACGGGCGGCGCGCCGCGCAGAAGACGGCCGCCGAAGCGGGAATCACAGAAATATGCGCCGAGATGCTGCCGCAGGACAAAGCCGGCTACATCAAAAAAATGCGCGAGGACGGACGCCGTGTCATGATGATAGGCGACGGCATCAACGACTCGCCCGCGCTCTCCGAGGCCTCCGTCGGCATCACGATGAAGCACGGCGCGGACATCGCGCAGGAAGTCGCGAACGTCGTGCTGCTCGACGACCGCCTTGAAGGAATCGCCGACGCGCGCCGCATAAGCTCGCGCACCATGCGCAAGATAAAGACGAACTACGCCGCCATAGTCGGAGTGAACACCATGCTCATACTGCTCGGCCTCGCGGGCCGCGTGACGCCGCGCACCTCCGCGATACTGCACAACCTCACGACGCTGCTTGCATGCGGCTACGGCCTCTCCCCCGTGCTGAAAAAACGCGGATAA
- a CDS encoding class I SAM-dependent methyltransferase, whose product MLESLFKDSGCPRGSVGKLILSMMNRGHRELHEWALSLVEIAPRARALDIGCGGGSAMALMLRRCRDGKVCGIDVSKCGLECSARRNANAIAAGRCEVRAGSAEAVPYPDCWFDLVTAFETLYFWSDVDDGFAEALRVLRPGGTFLIANNQSDPASARWTDVVDRMTVYGEDDITARLARAGFAAIKVHYDDDGAICVTAKKPETRRRA is encoded by the coding sequence ATGCTTGAAAGCTTATTCAAAGACAGCGGCTGTCCGCGCGGCTCGGTCGGGAAGCTGATCCTTTCGATGATGAACAGGGGGCACAGGGAGCTGCACGAATGGGCGCTGTCGCTTGTTGAAATCGCGCCGCGCGCAAGGGCGCTGGACATAGGCTGCGGCGGAGGTTCTGCAATGGCGCTGATGCTGAGGCGCTGCCGCGATGGCAAGGTCTGCGGCATAGACGTGTCGAAGTGCGGCCTTGAGTGCAGCGCGCGGCGCAACGCGAACGCTATAGCCGCTGGACGCTGCGAGGTGCGTGCGGGAAGCGCCGAAGCCGTACCCTATCCCGACTGCTGGTTCGACCTCGTCACGGCCTTCGAGACGCTCTATTTCTGGAGCGACGTGGACGACGGCTTCGCCGAGGCGCTGCGCGTGCTAAGGCCCGGCGGTACGTTCCTTATAGCCAACAACCAGAGCGACCCGGCGTCCGCGAGATGGACGGACGTGGTGGACCGCATGACCGTCTACGGAGAGGACGATATAACTGCGCGTCTGGCGCGAGCCGGCTTCGCCGCGATAAAGGTCCATTACGACGATGACGGCGCGATCTGCGTGACGGCGAAGAAGCCGGAAACGCGCAGGCGGGCTTAG
- a CDS encoding nuclear transport factor 2 family protein, with protein sequence MAENQSLPEGIEKLIKNYVRSVEECDVELARGLWDSSGRVSFIHPNGYERSFEEVAEHFYKGTMERLCTKRELVVRNIACRMCSEAAFAEFEWDFYATARADGSEMHTEGRESQFLVLKDGEWKIAHIHYSQPKKQR encoded by the coding sequence ATGGCGGAAAATCAGTCTTTGCCCGAAGGGATCGAAAAACTTATAAAGAACTACGTGCGCTCGGTGGAAGAGTGCGACGTCGAACTCGCGCGCGGCCTGTGGGACTCGAGCGGGCGGGTGTCGTTCATCCACCCGAACGGGTACGAGCGTTCGTTCGAGGAGGTCGCGGAGCATTTCTATAAGGGCACTATGGAGCGGCTTTGTACCAAACGCGAGCTCGTGGTCAGGAACATCGCGTGCAGGATGTGCAGCGAGGCGGCCTTCGCCGAGTTCGAGTGGGACTTCTATGCGACGGCGCGGGCGGACGGCTCTGAGATGCACACGGAGGGGCGCGAGTCCCAGTTCCTCGTCCTTAAAGACGGCGAGTGGAAGATAGCGCACATACATTATTCGCAGCCGAAGAAACAGCGGTGA
- the hydG gene encoding [FeFe] hydrogenase H-cluster radical SAM maturase HydG, whose translation MYDKNQFQDASFIDDAEILGTLEQAKKLAADKGAVRELISKARECHGLDHRDAAVFLEITDPELEDELYSLAKEIKERIYGRRIVLFAPLYVSNYCVNGCTYCGFHAGNCNMFRKKLSMEEIDQETDAILALGHKRIAMESGEDPVNSPLDYIIQCMERVYAYKNSRGDSIRRINVNIAATTVEEFKRLKAAQIGTYILFQETFHRPTYAKLHPTGPKSIYNWHTTALHRAQEGGIDDVGTGVLYGLYDYKYETVAQLMLAENLEKVCGVGPHTISVPRLREAEGVDIKTFPYIPTDEQFLRVIATLRVATPYTGMIISTRETPETRRKELDLGISQCSAGSCTGIGGYHKEIGQPDSPDTAQFKISDDRSPDEVLTWLCEDGYIPSYCTACYRQGRTGDRFMSLAKSGQIRNICQPNAILTFKEYLIGYGSDHLKELGEKVIAKEVERIPSERVRELTKERLKKLEEGAQDLYF comes from the coding sequence ATGTACGACAAGAATCAGTTTCAGGACGCTTCGTTCATAGACGACGCCGAGATACTCGGAACTCTGGAACAGGCGAAGAAGCTCGCCGCCGACAAAGGCGCCGTGCGCGAGCTAATATCGAAGGCGCGCGAATGTCACGGCCTCGACCACCGCGACGCGGCGGTGTTCCTCGAGATAACGGACCCGGAGCTCGAAGACGAGCTCTATTCGCTCGCGAAGGAGATAAAGGAGCGCATCTACGGGCGGCGCATCGTGCTCTTCGCTCCGCTCTACGTATCGAACTACTGCGTGAACGGCTGCACCTACTGCGGGTTCCACGCGGGGAACTGCAACATGTTCCGCAAGAAGCTCTCGATGGAGGAGATAGACCAGGAGACCGACGCGATACTCGCGCTCGGACACAAGCGCATAGCGATGGAGTCCGGCGAAGACCCGGTCAACTCGCCGCTCGACTACATCATCCAGTGCATGGAGCGCGTCTACGCCTATAAGAACTCGCGCGGCGACTCGATACGCAGGATAAACGTCAACATCGCGGCGACGACCGTCGAGGAGTTCAAACGCCTCAAGGCGGCGCAGATAGGTACGTACATACTCTTCCAGGAGACCTTCCACCGACCGACCTACGCGAAGCTCCACCCGACAGGGCCGAAGAGCATATACAACTGGCACACGACGGCGCTGCACCGCGCTCAGGAGGGCGGCATCGACGACGTCGGCACCGGCGTCCTCTACGGACTCTACGACTACAAATACGAGACGGTGGCGCAGCTCATGCTCGCCGAGAACCTCGAAAAAGTCTGCGGCGTGGGGCCGCACACGATTTCCGTCCCGCGTCTGCGCGAGGCCGAGGGCGTGGACATCAAGACATTCCCGTACATTCCGACCGACGAGCAGTTCCTGCGCGTCATAGCGACGCTGCGCGTAGCGACGCCGTACACCGGCATGATAATCTCCACGCGCGAGACGCCCGAGACGCGCCGCAAAGAGCTCGACCTCGGCATATCGCAGTGCAGCGCCGGCTCCTGCACCGGCATCGGCGGATACCACAAGGAGATAGGCCAGCCCGACAGCCCCGACACGGCGCAGTTCAAAATCTCCGACGACCGCTCGCCCGACGAAGTCCTGACCTGGCTCTGCGAGGACGGCTACATCCCGAGCTACTGCACCGCCTGCTACCGCCAGGGGCGCACCGGCGACCGCTTCATGTCGCTCGCGAAATCCGGGCAGATACGCAACATATGCCAGCCGAACGCGATACTCACCTTCAAGGAATACTTAATAGGATACGGCTCCGACCATCTGAAAGAGCTCGGCGAAAAGGTCATCGCCAAGGAGGTCGAGCGCATCCCGAGCGAGCGCGTCCGCGAACTGACGAAAGAGCGCCTCAAGAAACTCGAAGAGGGCGCGCAGGACCTTTACTTCTAA